In Stomatohabitans albus, one genomic interval encodes:
- a CDS encoding PIN/TRAM domain-containing protein, which produces MWKVFGPYFVEAVRLSVVLIGAAVALRIPEYSLPRGIVVILGAGVGYVVGGLLGRWFIRRTDVVERQINRLSTTQLIAGTIGLIVGGVVSLVMILPILILGATDLAAAFAFFLIVLGAYFGARIGDERADDMMRFLGAGGRRVGVGAISGAGFKLVDTSALIDGRIVQLCATSFIEGDLVVPNFVLEELQALADSSNPEKRRRGQRGLDVLGEIQQLNTVGVIVIHENPPVDGVDAKLLNLAEESGTAILTTDGNLVRVAEVRSIPARNINRLAEVVRPPVSVGDALDLRIVRIGRDPHQGVGFLADGSMVVVSNASDCVGKDLEVKVTSLTQTSNGRMIFATIA; this is translated from the coding sequence ATGTGGAAAGTATTCGGCCCATACTTTGTTGAAGCGGTACGTCTGTCTGTCGTGCTGATTGGCGCCGCGGTTGCGTTGCGTATACCTGAGTACTCTCTGCCCCGTGGCATCGTGGTTATTCTCGGTGCTGGTGTCGGGTATGTAGTTGGTGGTCTTCTAGGGCGCTGGTTCATCCGGAGAACCGATGTGGTTGAGCGCCAAATCAATCGGCTTTCAACCACACAGCTCATTGCGGGCACCATCGGTTTAATTGTTGGTGGCGTTGTCAGCCTCGTGATGATTCTGCCTATTTTGATTCTCGGGGCTACCGACCTTGCCGCAGCTTTTGCATTCTTTCTCATCGTGCTTGGGGCCTATTTCGGGGCGCGGATTGGTGATGAACGCGCCGACGACATGATGCGGTTCCTCGGTGCCGGTGGGCGTCGTGTTGGAGTTGGAGCTATCTCTGGCGCCGGATTCAAACTTGTGGATACAAGTGCGCTGATAGACGGTCGCATTGTTCAGCTCTGTGCGACGAGTTTCATTGAAGGCGACTTGGTTGTTCCAAACTTTGTACTTGAAGAGCTTCAAGCGCTGGCAGATTCGTCTAATCCCGAAAAACGCCGCCGCGGGCAGCGCGGACTTGATGTACTTGGTGAGATTCAACAACTCAACACGGTTGGCGTAATCGTTATTCACGAAAACCCCCCAGTGGACGGCGTAGATGCCAAACTGTTGAACTTGGCTGAGGAGTCAGGAACAGCGATTTTGACGACAGACGGCAATCTCGTTCGTGTCGCTGAGGTGCGTTCCATTCCGGCGCGTAATATCAACCGGCTTGCTGAGGTGGTTCGTCCGCCGGTGTCCGTTGGCGATGCACTCGACTTGAGAATCGTCCGTATCGGTCGTGATCCTCACCAGGGGGTGGGGTTTTTGGCTGATGGATCAATGGTGGTTGTATCCAACGCCTCTGATTGTGTGGGCAAAGACCTTGAGGTGAAGGTCACGAGCTTGACTCAAACGTCCAATGGACGCATGATCTTTGCCACTATTGCCTAG
- a CDS encoding A/G-specific adenine glycosylase, which yields MPTAAPALDNSQIVSLLLNWFDPKKRPLAFRERNGLSPWAILLSEVMAQQTQADRAAQKWSEFLECWPTPHEMAAAPRADIIAAWSGLGYNRRAVNLHRCAEAVVIEYDGNLPDSTAALEGLPGIGPYTARAVMAFAFNAPTMPVDTNIARVISRLLNRVLDRKEAQALADELVTQTGAPSATLTDAIMDLGATICTAKAANCGVCPLAQPCAYRAQVELNPFEAQDPAAKGAHRPMKQAAFNGSDRQVRGAIIRSLTTLSPMSEGELTQLHGDKTPQLLTALAKDGLIVSLDNNLWALP from the coding sequence ATGCCCACTGCTGCTCCCGCCTTGGACAATAGTCAAATCGTTTCCTTGCTCTTGAATTGGTTTGACCCGAAGAAACGCCCGCTGGCGTTTAGAGAGCGTAATGGTCTTTCTCCCTGGGCGATTTTGTTGAGTGAAGTGATGGCCCAACAAACTCAAGCTGATCGGGCAGCTCAAAAGTGGAGTGAGTTTTTAGAGTGTTGGCCAACCCCTCACGAGATGGCAGCGGCCCCAAGGGCAGACATTATTGCTGCGTGGAGTGGGCTTGGGTACAACCGCCGTGCCGTTAACCTGCATCGGTGTGCCGAAGCGGTTGTTATCGAATACGACGGCAACCTACCTGACAGTACAGCAGCATTGGAAGGTCTACCCGGTATTGGGCCGTACACGGCGAGGGCGGTGATGGCCTTTGCATTTAATGCCCCCACGATGCCGGTGGACACGAATATCGCCCGAGTGATTTCACGACTATTGAATCGTGTGCTCGATCGCAAAGAAGCTCAGGCACTTGCCGACGAATTAGTTACTCAGACAGGCGCGCCGAGTGCAACGTTGACAGATGCCATCATGGACTTGGGTGCCACCATTTGTACCGCTAAGGCCGCAAATTGTGGGGTGTGCCCACTTGCTCAGCCGTGTGCCTACCGTGCCCAGGTTGAATTGAATCCCTTTGAAGCCCAAGACCCGGCGGCTAAGGGAGCGCATCGACCAATGAAGCAAGCTGCCTTTAACGGTTCTGACCGGCAGGTTCGGGGGGCAATTATCCGTAGCCTCACCACGTTAAGCCCGATGAGTGAAGGTGAACTTACGCAACTTCACGGAGATAAAACGCCGCAACTACTCACGGCACTAGCTAAAGACGGGTTGATTGTTTCATTGGATAACAACCTTTGGGCGCTTCCATAA
- the rlmB gene encoding 23S rRNA (guanosine(2251)-2'-O)-methyltransferase RlmB has product MARSSQPKRAKNNESGHRRGHVQRPGGQQHGSPGQRTTKGSSEDRGGKRSGHAQSQTVGQKPAKKPDTRSGNKPNRKPHHPKVKRQGQREQLPRPAALDIPEGAHLIPGRQPVTEWLRAKHSISAIFCERNIDLSPIPELAQAAGITLAYAGRDQMDEATGGVMHQGVLAVARPLPEPALSDHLGHDLVVIADGITDARNLGAIARSAEQAGAGCLIVRARRAASTSPAAEKASAGAFAWLPVITVSNISHAVNTLKDAGMWAVALDSGDDAQNLHTLGLMDERVALIVGEEGSGISRVVREKADAVAEIPMVGHLDSLNASVAAGIALFEWVRRHNM; this is encoded by the coding sequence ATGGCTCGTTCATCGCAACCTAAACGCGCTAAGAATAATGAAAGTGGCCACCGCCGTGGACATGTACAGCGGCCAGGAGGCCAGCAACATGGCTCCCCTGGGCAACGTACAACGAAGGGGTCATCGGAGGATCGCGGTGGGAAACGCTCAGGTCACGCCCAGTCGCAAACGGTAGGGCAGAAGCCGGCCAAGAAGCCAGATACCCGCTCGGGGAATAAGCCGAACCGTAAGCCTCATCATCCGAAGGTCAAACGCCAGGGCCAACGAGAGCAATTACCTAGACCCGCAGCGCTTGATATTCCTGAAGGCGCCCATCTCATTCCGGGCCGTCAACCTGTTACTGAATGGTTACGTGCGAAACACTCAATTAGCGCCATTTTCTGTGAACGGAATATCGACCTTTCACCAATCCCTGAGCTTGCCCAGGCTGCTGGTATCACGTTGGCGTACGCCGGTCGAGATCAGATGGACGAGGCTACGGGTGGGGTGATGCATCAAGGTGTGCTCGCGGTTGCACGACCATTGCCAGAACCGGCGCTTAGTGATCATCTCGGTCATGACCTTGTGGTGATTGCTGATGGCATCACGGACGCCCGAAACCTTGGCGCCATTGCGCGAAGTGCTGAACAGGCTGGTGCCGGTTGCTTAATTGTGCGTGCACGGCGTGCCGCGTCCACAAGCCCTGCCGCCGAGAAAGCGTCAGCGGGTGCCTTTGCTTGGCTGCCGGTGATTACGGTGAGCAATATTTCTCATGCTGTAAATACGTTGAAAGATGCTGGCATGTGGGCAGTCGCTCTTGATAGTGGTGATGATGCCCAGAACCTGCATACGCTCGGACTTATGGATGAGCGGGTGGCCTTAATTGTGGGAGAAGAAGGGTCGGGCATAAGCCGTGTCGTGCGTGAAAAGGCAGATGCTGTGGCCGAGATACCTATGGTTGGTCACCTAGATAGCCTAAATGCCAGTGTCGCGGCAGGAATTGCGCTATTTGAATGGGTGCGAAGGCACAATATGTAA
- the ispF gene encoding 2-C-methyl-D-erythritol 2,4-cyclodiphosphate synthase, giving the protein MRIGNGVDVHAFSDDPNRLLVLGGVQIPGAQGLDGHSDADVVLHAIVDALLGAAALGDLGSLVGIDRPETHGASSASFVRAALDELAAAGFTIGNVDATVVAQTPRLSGVIAQMRDSVAHLLRVPTTQVSIKATTTDRLGAIGNNEGIACLAVVLIV; this is encoded by the coding sequence ATGCGTATTGGTAATGGTGTAGATGTTCATGCTTTTTCGGATGACCCTAACCGCCTATTGGTCTTGGGTGGTGTCCAGATACCTGGGGCACAGGGTTTAGACGGGCATTCTGATGCAGACGTTGTTTTACATGCGATCGTTGACGCGCTCCTCGGTGCGGCTGCCCTTGGTGATTTAGGTTCCCTTGTTGGCATAGACCGCCCGGAAACTCATGGAGCATCAAGTGCGAGCTTTGTGCGAGCCGCTCTAGATGAACTTGCTGCTGCTGGATTTACTATCGGCAATGTAGACGCCACCGTCGTCGCCCAAACCCCTCGATTAAGTGGCGTTATTGCACAGATGCGTGATTCTGTAGCTCATCTTTTACGTGTTCCTACTACCCAAGTAAGTATTAAAGCAACAACGACGGACCGGCTTGGTGCTATCGGCAATAACGAAGGTATTGCTTGTTTGGCTGTTGTGCTGATCGTTTAG
- a CDS encoding CarD family transcriptional regulator gives MSYAVGDTVVYPHHGAAVIEAQETRTLKGIERQYLVLRLTHGDMTIKVPADQTEEVGIRNVCNDEQIAAVIDVLKVRDAKTQTNWSRRFKSNNEKLRSGDIHKVAEVVRDLTLREGDKGLSAGEKRMLGKARQVLVSELAASLCKTDEESELYLDEVLAE, from the coding sequence ATGTCCTACGCAGTCGGCGATACTGTTGTTTATCCGCACCATGGAGCTGCCGTCATCGAAGCACAAGAGACGCGCACACTAAAGGGGATCGAACGCCAGTATTTGGTATTGCGGCTGACGCACGGTGATATGACGATCAAGGTTCCAGCCGACCAAACCGAAGAAGTCGGCATTCGTAATGTCTGCAACGATGAGCAGATTGCCGCAGTCATTGATGTGTTGAAGGTTCGTGACGCTAAGACGCAAACAAACTGGAGCCGCCGGTTTAAGTCTAATAATGAAAAACTTCGTTCAGGCGATATTCACAAAGTTGCCGAGGTGGTTCGTGATTTAACCCTTCGTGAGGGAGATAAAGGTCTTAGCGCCGGGGAGAAGCGTATGTTAGGTAAAGCCCGACAGGTTCTTGTGAGTGAACTTGCGGCTTCTCTGTGTAAAACAGATGAAGAGTCAGAACTGTATCTTGATGAAGTTCTTGCCGAATAA
- the nhaA gene encoding Na+/H+ antiporter NhaA, producing MTNAESNETPHTKGVRLEIHESRPEHPEEMLQPLYRESDRPLARALIQPARRFAHTETSGGFVLLAAAILALILANSPLHEAYEHFIHMPILIGDPNGFHIELGFTHWINDLAMAVFFFVAGMEIKRELVHGDLRDPRRAMLPILAAVGGMAVPALIYYFFNMNNPETAHGWGIPMATDIAFAVGVLALVGKRAPAGLRTFLLTLAIVDDIGGILVIAFVYTSSLNLPALGLAALIIVVILGAKQAKIQWFPLYFILAACLWVAVFESGVHATIAGVILGLLTPAWPFQPPEAVTGVISQRLKSLLSRAPNGQADEEEQTELYDIHELSLHGVSPLHRLENVLHGWSAFVVLPLFALVNAGIELSGDALGRIFHDSVGIGIFLGLVLGKPLGVMLFSFIATKFLGASLPRGCGWLEMSGVGLLAGVGFTVAIFIAGLGLENPADIDAAKLSILLASLTAGIIGYAFLVFRDGSHTYRRGAKSDNGDEPQLEGEAVVTHH from the coding sequence ATGACCAACGCAGAATCAAATGAGACACCACACACTAAGGGTGTCCGACTTGAGATTCACGAATCGCGGCCAGAACACCCAGAGGAGATGCTCCAGCCGCTCTACCGAGAGTCTGACCGCCCCTTGGCACGGGCATTGATTCAACCAGCTCGCCGCTTTGCACACACCGAGACAAGTGGCGGGTTTGTGCTCCTCGCCGCTGCGATTTTGGCGTTGATCCTGGCTAATTCACCACTCCATGAGGCCTATGAACATTTCATCCATATGCCTATTTTGATTGGCGACCCGAACGGGTTCCATATTGAGTTGGGGTTCACTCACTGGATTAACGACCTCGCCATGGCTGTGTTCTTCTTTGTGGCGGGCATGGAAATCAAACGCGAACTTGTTCACGGTGATCTCCGTGACCCCCGTCGTGCCATGTTGCCGATCCTCGCCGCTGTGGGTGGTATGGCGGTACCGGCGCTGATTTACTATTTCTTCAACATGAATAACCCCGAAACGGCGCACGGATGGGGTATCCCGATGGCTACCGACATTGCCTTCGCTGTTGGGGTGTTGGCCCTCGTTGGTAAACGTGCACCTGCTGGTCTGCGGACATTCCTACTTACGCTGGCCATTGTCGACGACATCGGCGGCATCTTGGTTATCGCATTTGTGTATACCTCAAGTTTGAACCTGCCTGCCTTGGGCTTGGCTGCTTTGATAATTGTGGTGATTCTTGGCGCCAAACAGGCCAAGATTCAGTGGTTCCCGCTGTATTTCATTCTTGCGGCGTGCTTGTGGGTTGCGGTATTTGAGAGTGGTGTTCACGCCACAATTGCTGGGGTTATCCTCGGTCTATTGACTCCGGCCTGGCCATTCCAACCGCCTGAAGCGGTGACCGGTGTTATCTCTCAGCGCTTAAAGTCATTACTTAGCCGCGCTCCGAACGGTCAAGCCGATGAAGAAGAACAGACTGAGCTGTATGACATTCATGAGCTTTCCCTGCACGGGGTCAGTCCGTTGCATCGCCTAGAGAACGTGTTGCACGGGTGGAGTGCGTTTGTGGTGTTACCACTCTTCGCTCTCGTCAACGCTGGCATTGAGCTCTCCGGTGACGCCCTTGGCCGCATTTTCCACGACTCAGTAGGAATCGGTATTTTCCTTGGCCTGGTTCTCGGTAAGCCACTTGGGGTGATGCTCTTTAGCTTTATTGCTACAAAGTTCTTGGGCGCGAGCCTCCCTCGTGGATGTGGTTGGCTTGAAATGTCTGGTGTTGGGCTGTTGGCAGGTGTTGGCTTTACCGTTGCGATCTTTATCGCTGGTCTTGGCCTTGAGAATCCGGCTGATATTGATGCCGCCAAGCTGTCTATCTTGTTGGCCTCGCTTACGGCAGGCATTATCGGCTACGCCTTCTTGGTGTTCCGAGATGGTTCGCATACGTACCGCAGAGGTGCAAAAAGTGACAATGGTGATGAGCCTCAATTAGAGGGCGAAGCCGTTGTAACCCATCACTGA
- a CDS encoding dihydrofolate reductase family protein: protein MSDFDFSAWEVTDDLPRHTPGIHVRVGMVTTLDGYIALNGSSRGIGGEADHAAIVALRSNTDVVVNTAFTVAQERLRPARQARHVVLTGSDRLTTDLPLFGPGVERVLIVAGSQVSASRIGAWREAGAQVHQINEPRVRADWLIPWLRDEQHAKTVLCEGGPSLNAQMSDAGVVDEWCLTLSLKLMAESAVKQTTVNRISNPLKTGKSLNLRHLLVTKTELVGIYSTHPLSDPIPQVHTA, encoded by the coding sequence ATGAGCGACTTTGATTTTTCAGCGTGGGAAGTGACCGACGATTTACCCCGCCACACGCCCGGCATTCACGTTCGTGTAGGCATGGTCACCACACTTGACGGATATATCGCCCTTAACGGGTCCAGTCGCGGCATCGGTGGTGAAGCTGACCATGCCGCCATCGTGGCCTTGCGTTCAAATACCGATGTTGTTGTTAACACAGCATTCACAGTGGCTCAAGAACGCCTACGCCCGGCACGCCAAGCCCGCCATGTTGTACTTACCGGCAGCGATCGATTAACCACTGACCTCCCTCTCTTCGGACCTGGCGTTGAACGCGTCCTCATCGTTGCTGGGTCCCAGGTGAGCGCCTCACGTATTGGTGCATGGCGCGAGGCTGGCGCACAGGTTCACCAGATTAATGAACCTCGGGTTCGTGCAGATTGGTTGATTCCTTGGCTGCGAGATGAACAACATGCCAAGACGGTCCTATGTGAAGGCGGTCCGTCCTTAAATGCACAAATGTCCGATGCCGGTGTGGTAGATGAATGGTGTCTAACCTTGTCGCTTAAACTGATGGCCGAATCGGCAGTCAAACAAACCACTGTCAATCGTATTTCAAACCCTCTAAAGACTGGTAAGTCCCTCAATCTTCGACACCTGTTGGTTACCAAAACCGAGCTTGTTGGGATCTATTCCACTCACCCGCTTTCAGACCCTATCCCTCAAGTTCATACGGCGTAA
- a CDS encoding methylmalonyl-CoA carboxytransferase subunit 5S, giving the protein MTERTIGVTELALRDAHQSLMATRMATEDMVGACAAIDRAGYWSAECWGGATFDSCIRFLNEDPWERLRTFKKLLPNTRTQMLLRGQNLLGYRHYADDVVDRFVEKAAINGMDVFRVFDALNDPRNLERAIKAVQKSGKHAQGTICYTISPVHDIDNYVRLARQLRDMGVDSIALKDMAALLKPQPAADIVAAIKQEMPDMTVAVHCHSTTGVTLVSLWRAVESGADLIDTAISSMSLGPGHNPTESFQEVLEGTGYKADLDKEALHEIRDHFAEVRPRYAKFESKFTVDTDIFESQIPGGMLSNLESQLVAQGAGDKVVEVLKEVPKVRAASGYPPLVTPTSQIVGTQAVFNVLMGEWKTMTGEFADMVLGYYGKTEGETDPMVIEKAAKQTGKEKIDVRPADLIPNEWDNLRAEAEKLEGFDGTDEDVLTYALFPTVAPVFFKNRKNGPQNVSQSVEELEAERLLAAGDSGSGTVRIPITYDVTIGDKTHTVSVKPAEK; this is encoded by the coding sequence ATGACTGAGCGAACCATTGGCGTAACTGAACTTGCCCTTCGTGACGCCCATCAGTCCCTGATGGCAACACGAATGGCTACCGAAGATATGGTCGGCGCTTGCGCGGCCATCGACCGTGCCGGCTACTGGTCGGCTGAATGTTGGGGCGGCGCAACCTTTGATAGCTGCATCCGCTTCTTGAACGAAGATCCGTGGGAACGCCTGCGGACCTTTAAGAAACTCCTTCCAAATACCCGCACGCAGATGTTGCTCCGCGGGCAGAACCTCTTGGGTTATCGTCACTACGCTGACGACGTTGTGGACCGCTTCGTAGAGAAAGCCGCCATCAACGGTATGGATGTGTTCCGCGTATTCGACGCCCTAAATGACCCACGCAACTTGGAGCGTGCCATCAAGGCCGTTCAAAAGTCTGGCAAGCATGCTCAGGGCACGATTTGCTACACGATCAGCCCTGTACACGATATTGACAACTATGTACGTCTTGCGCGCCAGCTCCGCGATATGGGTGTTGACTCCATCGCATTGAAGGACATGGCGGCACTGTTGAAGCCACAGCCAGCAGCCGACATCGTTGCCGCTATTAAGCAAGAGATGCCAGATATGACCGTGGCCGTACACTGCCACTCCACAACCGGGGTAACGTTGGTCAGCTTGTGGCGTGCGGTGGAAAGCGGTGCTGACCTGATTGACACGGCTATTTCTTCCATGTCACTTGGGCCAGGCCACAACCCAACCGAAAGCTTCCAGGAAGTCCTCGAAGGCACCGGCTACAAAGCAGACCTCGACAAAGAAGCCCTTCACGAAATCCGTGACCACTTTGCTGAAGTGCGCCCGCGCTATGCCAAGTTTGAGTCCAAGTTCACCGTGGATACGGATATCTTTGAATCACAGATTCCTGGCGGCATGTTGTCCAACCTTGAAAGCCAGTTGGTAGCCCAAGGTGCCGGTGACAAGGTTGTTGAGGTGTTAAAGGAAGTCCCCAAGGTGCGTGCCGCCTCTGGCTACCCACCATTGGTGACCCCCACCAGCCAGATCGTCGGTACTCAGGCCGTGTTCAACGTCCTTATGGGTGAATGGAAGACCATGACCGGTGAATTTGCCGATATGGTGCTTGGCTACTATGGCAAGACCGAAGGCGAAACCGACCCGATGGTGATTGAAAAGGCCGCCAAGCAGACCGGCAAGGAAAAGATTGACGTCCGCCCAGCCGACTTGATTCCGAACGAATGGGACAACCTGCGTGCAGAAGCCGAAAAGCTTGAAGGTTTTGATGGCACCGATGAAGACGTACTGACCTACGCCTTGTTCCCAACCGTGGCTCCGGTCTTCTTCAAGAACCGCAAGAACGGCCCGCAGAACGTCAGCCAGAGCGTCGAAGAACTCGAAGCCGAACGCCTGTTGGCTGCCGGTGATAGCGGATCTGGCACGGTACGCATCCCGATCACCTACGACGTAACCATTGGTGACAAGACGCACACCGTCAGCGTGAAGCCCGCCGAGAAGTAG
- the cysS gene encoding cysteine--tRNA ligase, which produces MRLFNTLTRQVEPLIPEAVQNGERPFGMYSCGPTVQGPAHFGHARAALIPDVIRRVLEHRGIPVLHLRNITDVDDKIIAVGQEEGIDPAQVAEHFSRIFHRELKRLNTLEPHIEPRATGHLIQMIDMIRTLIDKGHAYAVDGDVFFRVRTKADYGKLSGRNVDDMVAGARIAPDERKEDPADFALWKSAKPGEPAWQSPWGLGRPGWHIECSAMATHYLGRGLDLHTGGNDLIFPHHENEIAQAEAATGHEPFSRHWLHNGMLNIDGEKMSKSLGNFITLAEALDQYSGPVLRLYYLQHHYRSPVNFAGERLGETIQAWNRVQTFVRNARGVVLEGVEPDPALMKAADDAFDDDLNTPQVVSVMFDAVREGNKALANEDVSLVATYLATVDGLAFQLGLDLSAGQDRVDDDTHLADLVEGLLAMRAAAKAEKNFGLADQIRNLLDGANIHIEDRRDGTSWKAR; this is translated from the coding sequence ATGCGCCTATTTAACACGCTTACACGCCAAGTAGAACCACTTATTCCTGAAGCGGTACAAAACGGGGAGCGTCCATTTGGCATGTATAGCTGTGGGCCTACCGTTCAGGGGCCCGCGCACTTTGGGCATGCGCGTGCGGCGTTAATTCCCGATGTCATTCGCCGTGTGTTGGAGCACCGCGGTATCCCTGTGCTCCACCTGCGCAATATCACCGATGTAGATGACAAAATTATTGCTGTCGGTCAAGAAGAAGGGATTGACCCTGCCCAGGTGGCAGAGCATTTTTCACGCATTTTCCATCGTGAACTCAAACGGTTAAATACCTTAGAGCCTCATATCGAACCGCGGGCGACGGGCCATCTCATTCAAATGATTGACATGATTCGTACCCTCATCGATAAGGGCCATGCCTATGCAGTAGATGGTGATGTGTTCTTTCGGGTCCGTACCAAGGCTGACTACGGCAAGCTCAGCGGTCGTAATGTTGACGATATGGTTGCGGGTGCCCGTATTGCGCCTGACGAGCGTAAGGAAGATCCGGCGGACTTCGCCCTTTGGAAAAGTGCTAAACCGGGTGAACCAGCGTGGCAGAGTCCGTGGGGATTAGGTCGACCGGGCTGGCACATTGAGTGCTCAGCAATGGCCACGCACTATTTGGGGCGAGGCTTAGATTTACATACGGGTGGGAATGACTTGATTTTCCCGCACCATGAAAATGAAATTGCCCAAGCTGAGGCGGCTACTGGACACGAACCGTTTTCTCGGCATTGGTTGCACAACGGCATGTTGAATATAGACGGTGAAAAAATGAGCAAGAGCCTGGGGAACTTCATTACCTTGGCTGAGGCGCTTGATCAGTATTCGGGACCGGTGCTTCGGTTGTACTACTTGCAGCACCACTACCGTTCACCAGTTAATTTTGCGGGTGAGCGGTTGGGGGAAACGATTCAGGCGTGGAACCGAGTACAAACCTTTGTTCGCAATGCCAGAGGCGTTGTCCTCGAAGGGGTGGAACCGGATCCGGCGTTGATGAAGGCTGCCGATGATGCCTTTGACGATGACTTGAATACACCTCAGGTCGTCAGTGTCATGTTTGACGCGGTTCGTGAGGGGAATAAAGCCCTTGCTAACGAAGATGTTTCCCTTGTTGCGACCTATCTAGCCACCGTTGATGGGTTGGCGTTCCAACTGGGGCTTGACCTTAGTGCTGGCCAGGACCGTGTTGATGATGACACGCACCTGGCTGACCTCGTTGAAGGGTTATTGGCTATGCGCGCTGCGGCCAAGGCCGAAAAGAACTTTGGGTTGGCAGACCAGATCCGCAACCTCCTCGATGGGGCAAATATTCATATTGAGGATCGCCGTGATGGCACCTCTTGGAAGGCTCGCTAA
- the disA gene encoding DNA integrity scanning diadenylate cyclase DisA — protein sequence MEFLNPSLLSLLAPGQVLREGIERIIKAGKGALIVVGNDEEVDDIRSGGFRLRTKLTAQNLSEVAKMDGAIIISDNAEQIIWANVHLVPNASLETPETGTRHRTADRVAQQTGRVVITVSESMQIVSVFQAGEKYVLESVSQVLFRGNQAISALDRYRSRLDEVSTILNLLELDTVATLFNVTNVMRRAEWVNRLSLQIEDAILLLGDQGNLLRIQLDELLHGVDTLLDDIIRDYAACDSACATARDELASLSDNELLDDVAIAGILGIAAKEANEDRHVTPRGYRLVHQIQRLPNEIGDKAVEAFQDLDRLREATAEELHQVEGISMSRARLIRDGLERVAVLARQEVGL from the coding sequence ATGGAGTTTTTGAATCCATCTTTGTTAAGCCTGCTCGCTCCTGGGCAGGTGTTGCGTGAAGGGATTGAGCGAATTATCAAGGCTGGCAAGGGCGCATTGATTGTGGTCGGCAATGATGAAGAGGTAGACGACATTCGTTCGGGTGGGTTCAGGCTCCGTACAAAGTTGACCGCTCAAAACTTATCTGAGGTCGCCAAAATGGATGGGGCGATCATTATCAGTGATAACGCTGAACAGATTATTTGGGCGAATGTGCACCTCGTTCCCAACGCCTCGTTAGAAACGCCGGAAACAGGAACCCGACACCGAACCGCAGACCGAGTAGCCCAACAAACAGGTCGTGTTGTTATCACTGTTAGTGAATCAATGCAGATTGTGTCGGTATTCCAGGCAGGCGAAAAGTATGTATTAGAGAGTGTTAGCCAGGTTCTCTTTAGAGGGAATCAAGCAATTAGTGCATTAGACCGTTATCGCAGTCGATTAGATGAAGTATCAACTATTCTTAACCTTTTAGAATTGGATACTGTAGCAACATTATTTAATGTTACGAATGTTATGAGGAGAGCTGAATGGGTGAACCGTTTAAGTCTCCAAATTGAAGATGCAATTTTATTGTTAGGCGATCAGGGCAATCTGTTACGTATTCAATTAGATGAATTACTGCATGGCGTAGATACGTTGCTCGATGACATTATCCGTGACTATGCTGCCTGTGATTCGGCATGTGCAACGGCGCGAGATGAATTAGCCAGTTTGAGTGATAACGAATTACTGGATGATGTGGCGATCGCAGGGATTCTTGGTATCGCAGCGAAAGAAGCAAACGAAGATCGGCATGTCACGCCGCGTGGCTATCGGCTGGTCCATCAGATTCAGCGCCTACCAAATGAGATCGGAGACAAGGCGGTGGAGGCTTTCCAAGATCTTGACCGTTTGCGTGAAGCAACCGCAGAGGAATTGCATCAGGTTGAAGGAATCTCGATGAGCCGTGCGCGGTTGATTCGTGACGGCCTTGAGCGCGTGGCGGTTTTGGCCCGTCAAGAGGTTGGTCTGTAG